One region of Streptomyces sp. NBC_00442 genomic DNA includes:
- a CDS encoding alpha,alpha-trehalose-phosphate synthase (UDP-forming) — translation MVTAHTSPRAQVLVASNRGPVSYVFQEDGSLEPRRGGGGLVSGLSAIGSDVESVWVCAALGDGDREAVRRGMGEQGVRMLDIDADVFADAYNGIANSVLWFVQHMLYQTPLEPVFDAEFRRQWASYETYNRAFAEALAAEAADGARVLVQDYHLALVPGMLRELRPDLRIGHFSHTPWAPVDYFRMLPDDIARQLLRGMLGADRLGFLTWRWASAFTDAVVITLEGEADLVSPAGDGRRRFRHGGPGQPARETDIAVYSLGADGDFLRRRAHETDVEERIVALREQIGAGRKTIVRVDRTELSKNIVRGLHAYRHLLETRPEWRERVVHVAFAYPSRQDLTVYREYTAEVARVAEEINSTFGTASWTPVVLHVQDDFARSLAAYRIADVALVNPVRDGMNLVAKEVPVVSDAGCVLVLSREAGAYEELGADALVVNPYDVTGTAEALHAGLTMGDEERAERTKRLAVAGTALVPRRWFLAQLEGLGE, via the coding sequence ATGGTCACCGCGCACACATCCCCCCGGGCTCAGGTCCTCGTCGCGTCCAACCGCGGCCCCGTCTCGTACGTCTTCCAGGAGGACGGCTCGCTGGAGCCACGGCGGGGCGGCGGCGGCCTCGTCTCCGGGCTCAGCGCGATCGGTTCCGACGTGGAGTCGGTGTGGGTGTGCGCGGCCCTCGGCGACGGCGACCGCGAGGCGGTGCGGCGGGGCATGGGCGAGCAGGGCGTCCGGATGCTGGACATCGACGCGGACGTCTTCGCCGACGCGTACAACGGCATCGCCAACTCGGTGCTGTGGTTCGTCCAGCACATGCTGTACCAGACTCCCCTCGAACCGGTCTTCGACGCCGAGTTCCGGCGGCAGTGGGCCTCGTACGAGACGTACAACCGGGCCTTCGCCGAGGCGCTGGCGGCGGAGGCGGCGGACGGGGCGCGCGTCCTGGTGCAGGACTACCACCTGGCGCTGGTGCCGGGCATGCTCCGCGAGCTCCGCCCCGACCTGCGCATCGGCCACTTCTCGCACACACCGTGGGCGCCGGTGGACTACTTCCGGATGCTCCCGGACGACATCGCGCGCCAGCTGCTGCGCGGGATGCTCGGGGCGGACCGGCTCGGGTTCCTCACCTGGCGGTGGGCGTCGGCGTTCACGGACGCCGTCGTGATCACGCTGGAGGGCGAGGCCGACCTCGTCAGTCCGGCCGGCGACGGGCGGCGCCGGTTCCGGCACGGCGGGCCGGGGCAGCCGGCACGCGAGACGGACATCGCGGTGTACTCGCTGGGCGCGGACGGCGACTTCCTGCGCCGGCGCGCGCACGAGACCGACGTCGAGGAGCGGATCGTCGCGCTGCGCGAGCAGATCGGGGCCGGCCGCAAGACGATCGTGCGGGTCGACCGCACCGAGCTGTCCAAGAACATCGTGCGCGGCCTGCACGCGTACCGGCATCTCCTGGAGACCCGCCCCGAGTGGCGCGAGCGGGTCGTGCACGTGGCCTTCGCCTACCCCTCGCGGCAGGACCTCACGGTGTACCGGGAGTACACGGCCGAGGTCGCCCGGGTGGCCGAGGAAATCAACTCGACGTTCGGCACGGCCAGTTGGACCCCGGTCGTGCTGCACGTCCAGGACGACTTCGCCCGCTCGCTCGCGGCGTACCGGATCGCGGACGTGGCCCTGGTCAACCCCGTACGCGACGGCATGAACCTCGTCGCCAAGGAGGTACCGGTGGTCTCGGACGCGGGGTGCGTGCTGGTGCTCTCGCGCGAGGCGGGGGCGTACGAGGAGCTCGGCGCCGACGCGCTCGTCGTGAACCCGTACGACGTGACGGGCACGGCGGAAGCGCTGCACGCGGGGCTGACCATGGGAGACGAGGAGCGGGCCGAGCGGACGAAGCGGCTGGCTGTCGCGGGGACGGCGTTGGTGCCTCGGCGGTGGTTCTTGGCGCAGTT